ATAGAAAGTTTAAAGCAACGAGCATGAAATTCGAACCCACATTATAACCAAGAATCTTACTCTTATGGAACTTAAAAAATAGATTTGAAGCCCATTCGAACCCATAAAAAACAACCTTTATAGTCCACAAATTCTCCCAAGAGGTTTGCCCAAGAATCTATATGCCTTCATAATTTTAACAACTATGCTACAATTTTTCGAAAATAGATCATCTCTTACTCTTTATATCCAGCCTTTCCTCCTGTGTTCATCCAATAATTGAGAAgtcataaaaaacaaataaacaaaaacaatacaaTTTTAAAAAGAGTGATAAATTATGGATGAAGGGTTGTGATGAGAGCAAAAGGGAAAGCTTGAGATAATTGACACTAGGGGATCCCATCCCAATTTTTCTTAACCAACCACGCAAAGTATAATAACACATTCAACTATGCAACACACATTTACGTGGCAAAATCTAAGTAGCTCACGCGCATTACCTTCTGTAGACCCGGTTGCAGAGAATAAAAACACTCCGCGTCTCCTCTCATGACTTTCATTACCCAGTAACTGCTCTTTTTCGTACTGTTAGATctcctctctcactctctctctctacaGCTATAcactatatatatacatatagagaGAGAAAACAAAACGCGGTGAAAAAAACTAACACACGCCACTCTCAGATCTCTCCGTCTTAAACACACTTCTActtctaactaactaactaaccaaCTCTTCCTCCATTAATGACTTCTTGACAAGGTATCATCCTTATATTGCAATTGAAGTTCAATTAttctttatttgtttaatttcttCAATTTCCGTTCAATCCTAGGGTTTAATTCATGTTTAATATCGTAGAATTGCATTAATCTCGTTCAAATTTTCAGCAAAATCGAACAATCGGTTTCGCGGTTTTGCTAGTTAGTTGAGAATGAATCAGTTCTGATCTGTTGGAATTTGATCTGTTTATATGAACACAGTGCTATCGTTATTAACGATTGTTTGGAGAAGCAGTTGGATCATATGAGGTGTTCATTTGGTTGGATTGCTTCGCCGGCTATCGATTCAGATGTTCGAATTTTGCAAGCTTGTTGTAATAAGCAAATTTCACTCAGAGTTACACAGGTTAGTGTTGTCGATTTCGCTATTTGTGTAGAATTTCGAGGAAATGAATTGGAGTTATGTTATGTGAATGGGAGTTTATTTGCAGGTGAGCAAAGTGGAACCGTATCCTTTGATCCAAGGAAGTACTGTTTTGCAGTTCCGCGAGGTTTTCGGAGGTGATATAGGTTATCATGGCAGAAGGAGAAGAGCGTATTGAGCTTAAGTTTCGTATATATGATGGAACGGATATAGCACATGATAGTTATCCAGCTTCTACTACAACAGTTGGTTCACTTAAGCAAAAGCTAGTTGCTGAGTGGCCTCAAGGTTAGTCGTTTTGGTGGGATATGTCTTTGTATTTTTTCAGTTAATTAGTGTGTATGCATTAATATTTAAATCAACGGATGAATACTCTTAATGATCAAAATGATGTTACAAATTTTCGGAGGACTATGGGAGAGCAGGGTGTGGGGGTATCATCGGGGATAGCAATGGTGAGTGGCCAGGAGGTTTTGCCAAGAAGCTGGGATTGTGTAGTGTGTTAGTGGCAGAGCTTTAGGGGGTTTACAAAGGTTTAATGGTTGCAGAAGGCTCGGTTTGAGTGCGATCAGGATTAATGTTGATTCGATCAAAGTAGTGAATGGTTTAAATTGCTGTAATTATGGTAATCCCATTGGTAGAGCTTTGATTAAAAAGATTCGATCTTTTTTAGCATTTGAGTGGGAGATTGTTGTTAGACATGTTTATCGTGAGGAGAATCAGTGTGCTGACGCATTAGCTAGAAATGGAATTGTGCTTAGCACTTGAGTAGAATATGTGTTTTTATGTGTCCACCTCATATTAAACATCTGCTTGATGATGATTTATTGGGAAATTCGGTTTCCCATTTAGTTTCCTTTTGTTGCTGGGCTTAGGCCCTCTTTgtatccaaaaaaaataaaataaaattacggAGGACTGATTTTAAGTTAAGTGTGTTTTGAGCACCTAAATGCTAGTTTAGTCTTTTCTCACATTAATTTATACATGTAGGAAGTTGatgattcatttttcttttatattgaatCATTGTTTTCAAATACTATATTCTTGTTTTATTCAATAAAGAACTCACTTTAAACGCATATCAAACTTACCTATTGGCGAATGATTGCCTTATGTATCTAGCTATTTTTTTGCTGCATAGTTGAGGACAGTAATAACATTAACAACCATTATGCCTTGTCATACTACTTTTCATGAAACAAGGTTAAAAGTTTGCCATTCTTTTCTTATTTCATATATCAATCCTTTTAGTTACAGAAATGCATATACTGCTCTGCTATAGTTCTACTTGTGAGTCCTGTCGCACTTGTTCagccaaaaaataaaagaaagcatCGCTACTCTTGCAGATAAACGACTCCTTTTCCTTTTCTCATAAATAATACTTATACCCGTACCTATAGAAAAAACACATATCGGTATATCATCATTTTTATTGTCTATATCGCATGTTTGCCTCGACATTTAATGAAATATTCTGCTTACAGGAAAAACCGTTATACCAAAGTCAGTCAATGATGTAAAACTTATACACGCCGGTAAAGTTTTGGAAAACACCAAAACGCTTGCTGATTCCAGAATAACTTTCGGTGACATCCCTGGTGCTATTACCATGCATGTTGTAGTACAGCCTCCTATAGCTAAAAAAAAGACAGGTTTGTTCAATCTTTTTAACTGTGCTTTTGCTAAAGTAGTATGGCTCCAAGTACACCTGTGTTCTGGTACAGGAATAACATATTAATCAtatgaaaaataataagtaattcgAATTATTAGATAAATGCAATTTTGTAAATACTACTCTGAAATATATCAAGCAAAACTCACAAAAGATGGCACAAGATTTGAAGGATGTTTTATTTAGTAACAAACCAATCAACTTATTAGTTATTAATTATTAGCAAAACTTGGTCTTTTAGTTGAACTAGCTTGTGAGATCACCTCATTGCAATGCCTGATCAATAAGCACCCAAGGTTAAGTGAAACCAACAAATTTAGGAGAAAAGAAGTTGTTATTGTGCATGTGCTTCTTGTACCCAACAAGAGCTTGCATTTAGcccattataaattaaaacaaccaTTTAAAGATAACTCATACATTATATGTTAAAATTCTGTACAGTTATCATATAATTAATGTCTGGCTTGCATTACTACAATTATTTATTTAGTGATTTAGATTTAGTTGCCTTTATGCAAGTATATTCATTTGGTGATTTAGATTTAGTTTCCTTTGAGACGTATTTTTAATGTTTGACAAACTGAAGCGATATATTGCTATATTTTTCATGTGTTTTTTTATCTTGGCTTCTTcacagagaagaagaagaagaaggaaaatatGCAAAAGACGAATTCATGCTCATGCACTATCCTGTAGATTAGAAAGTACACCTTGTGGTTCCTCTGGAGGATGATGGGTAGGCAGTGAACTATCCAATGGTATTGCGTCAAGACAGTTATGGCTTTCTCAAATTGTTGTTGCTTGCTTCTATAAATGTCAAATATTCATTTCTAGTTTGTCTTCGAAATGAATCAGATATCAACATTGTAATATCTGGCCTCAAAAAGTACAATAAGGGTGTTGCATGCCACAAACCAGGCGCGGTGGCTATGTAACTTCAGCTCATGCAGCCCCCAGCATTCAATGAATACATATTTGTTTGGAAGTAAATATTTTTAGGTAAGTAAAATCAACCAACATTGTTATTTGTTTGGAAGTAAATATGATTTAGCTGGCTGCATTAAAtgtagtgttttaaaaaccggaccggacatcaaaccggtgagggtactgggtcacaggtttattggtcgaaccattgggtcactggtcgaaccgcataaCTAAATCGGGTTAaatcggataactcggttgaatacaTCGGTCGttgtaacaaaattatataggtataaaatctgtcaaaccggatgattcagtttttacaaaatataactagcacttaaattttttgaaaatatcatattataaattaatttataagttCATAatctaaattcaaattttaaacataggtatcacataataaaatagtataaaattACACGGTATAATTGCAAATAAAGTTTAATCGCagcataatctaattgaataatttataacaaaatattcacattgtttattaaatttaattttaagaaaggaaaaattgtttcaatgttgggaCCTCTTTCTTCAATATTAAAATCATCGATAACAAAATCAACCGAAtctataacatttttattttattttatttttttattttttaggaaaATAATCAAAACGacgttgatttaattttttaaaataaaaaaattagaaaatgcaGTTAAACCGTCGGTTCAGAAAAATGTCGGTTTTTTTGGTTTTAGCGGCTTTGACTGATTTATACCGGTTCAATGATATGTCCGATTCAATTATTAAATCAGATCGATTATTTGGTCGGTTTCCAGTTTGACCGATTCGACCTATCTATGAAGGAAGAACGTGTAGATATTCTTCCAAAGCAAATTGATTAAATGTATCATAGCCAAATGATACTAAGCGGGTAAATCGATAAAAACTGCTATCTATGAAGGAGGAACTTGTAGATATTCTTCCAAAACAAATTGTGCAAATGTAAAATTCATTTAACTGCATCTTTAACCTAGATTTGTAAGATTTATATAAACTTATGGCCAAAATTACGATTTTAAATACTAAGGTCTAAACTTTTGGTCAAAGTTTAGACCGACAATTAGAGTATGAGACTATTAGTCAACTTATTTAGATAAAAAAATGActgcaattaaaaaaaaaaagttataaaaataaaattaaattacctAATGACAATAGTTGCGAAGTAACTTATGAACTTCATTTCTACATCTTCTTAGCCTAAAATCTTTTATTCAACTTTTCTGTAAATATTTGTATGCTTATAAATCATTTCTAAGCTACAGACTATTGTATAAATTTAGTTGACAAATTATCGGGAAGTTTCTCAATATACTCTCTAAAACATGAGAACTTTCAGCATATAAGATGGATTGATAAAGACCTTGGTAGTTGTAAAATCCTGCAATCAAAATAGCTGTATTTGAAAGATTTTGTAGATCGCCTATTTATGGATTTAGTGATGTGAAAAAAAGCAGCAAATTAAACAATTATGTGCACAACACCACTGACCAatccaccttgattgaaaaaaACCCCACCCTATGAAATTTAAAATTGTCCATCAAATTTCAGAGATACATCTTTAGACGCACCATTCTCTTTATTCAAAATGTTAAAATTGAGTCACACCCAgtatattttccaaaatttaatTCTGAGATGTATCTCTGGAATAATTTAATTTACACTCCATGCGTCCCTCTTTGAAACGTCCATTTTCACCATAGATTgttctggagatgcatcttcgtatTCATACCAaacatatttcggagatgcatttccgtaaCCAGACCAGACAGTAAACTTCAAATTTGTTTTAGTGATGTTCAGTTGAAATTGACAATATAGTAAAGATATACTATGATGAATTCGACCGTACAACCGATATGCAGAAAATGACATATATATAAAGTAATAAATCCAAAGTACACAATGAAGTCGAAATAAGTCATAATAAAATACAACCAAAATTAAATCCAGAGTACAAATACTATAATTTACTGTGTTCAACGAACTCGGACTCGGGACCCCTTCTTCCTACATTGCTCATGTACTGCACTGCCTCCGCCATCATGGCATCTACAATGTCCATGGCCTCAGAGTCATCGAAAAGAGTTCTTTGTCAATACTCGTCTTCCCAATCTCCATGATATGGTGACATCTAGGCAACACATTGACAACATGATCTGCCCTAGCATACTCCTCCTCTAGTATCTCCTGATGAACTGGTCTCGGTGGATCTCCTAGAGCATCATGTATTATATAATGATGTTACACCTTGAAGAACCACCAGATGTAACCGTCTACGTAGCTCCAGTCACTATTCGCTATGGTACTTTGTGCCCCTTTCAGTACCAGATGATTAAGATAATCATCAAACATAGCACTCATATCTCTGTGTCATAGTGAAAGGAGCAGACATAAAAGGGTCTCTGGAAATGTATTGCATGTAGCCGAACTGTCGAATGACGCGCTCAGGAAAAAGAGGAAACGTCAGATGTGAACCACAAGCCAACCATCCCGACTATAAGACTTTCGTCAAAGGGGCGCATCTCAAGGTGATGATGTAAGTATGGAAGTGTATATCTTCTACTACCAAGTAATCAAGATACATTCTAAACGACTTTGTCGCCTGGTTCCTTTTGAGCGGGACGAATGCAGAAGCACGTGGCATATTCTCAGTATAGGCCGGTACATATGACCAACCAAAGATGCGTGGGAAGTGCTGGAGGACCCAAGCCTAAAAAGTGTTGGAACACATGAATCATTAGTAATGGCGTTGCAAAAGTGTAATGAAAATGACACATAAACACTAAAAGACCAATAAATATAACTGTCAATAGTCTGATGTTGCCTTTCACCTATTTTGTCTTCGACATACAACCCTCAAATAACTTACAATACAAGTTGACCAAACAAGTGCCCCCAATTGTACCCATGGATTCACTCAAAGTCATCGAAGTATCGCAGGTAGATGACATCCATATAAGTGACACTCTTGTCCATAATAATGGCATTGTCAACCAAATACAACAGGTATGCTTTTATAGCGTATGCTATAGGCTGCACAACTTGCTCATCATCAACAGTAGCCTGCTCTGCTCTAAGTTTCTCATTTGTATATACCCTCTCCAGGAATCAAAACCTAGCATGAGCTCCTTAGTTAGATTCAAACTCATTCATGACAACCTTTAGGTTAACTCCCATATAGTCTACCATCAACTCCAGTGCATCATCTCAATTAAAATTTCCATGATCTAAAAGTTTCCCCCTAATCAGAAGATACGACAGACACGAGACATCATCCAATGTGATAGACATCTTTCCATATGGTAGATGAAATGATGACATCTCTGTGTGCTATCTGTGAAGTCAAGCTTCTTCAACATTATATTTTGACGAAGACAACTACTATGTGCATATATCAAAGGATTAGAAAAAGCAACATGAGTAAAATGGTGTTAAAGCTGTATAGcgacaagcaacaaaagatttggaagtattacTCCGGGAATTACCGTGTCCACAGAGAATGGTTGGTTAGAATGCCATTCAACGGTTTTATTATTTTCGAGCTTGTTTTTAAATGATATAAAAGTAAAAAAGtataaacagaaaaataaatacattcttagaagagaataACTCATCAAGCATGAACATACACtcactcgtcacaaacttaaacttatcgaccagttatatTCAACCTAAAATACTTATCAATGTCATCATGTATCATCCACAACACCCACTGTATCATCTCAGAGGCGATCTCTCCaccaacctcaacaacacagaAGACAACAGTGTTactcgcgtcgacgatctctcagcaGAACACAaccaacacagaggcattaagcaCATATACTCAAGTGAATGTcaactctaaatctatctctagagtttagaaactcatagataatcatcctagataaggattcgagCAGTATATCTCTATAGCAACACAAACCCCAAGCACAGAGAAAAAATCTAAGATAACAAtcgacaaagatttgtaaagcagatTAAATATAGCGCCATgggcaacaaatatacatgagtccagagtaaatatacaaacaaaacccaactaagaaagaacacacaaagaagaagagaaatgaattgaaaacctcccagtttgtcagctccgatcaaagatcaatccacctccaatcatccaaatacaAGCTCCATAGTttttttctaagctaatctaccctaaaAATGGAATTGGGACACAAAACCCCTAAAACCATAATCTAAAATGTTTCAAATGAAGAACATATAAACAAAATCTGCGCaagctcgctaagcgagattACACTTTATTCATAAATATCTAGTACAGTAAGGGATCTCGCTTAGCGAGCTAACCGCGCTAAGCGAGATCTTGAAGAATGATCTACCTCTGTTATTGAATCTCCTAGCGTGCTACAACTTGGCTTAGTGAGCTTCTGAAAATTTTCTCCTTATTGCTCCAAAACTGCGTATCTGAAGTCGTGctttcgacactttattgcttgaggctccgatatgcatcaatacctataaaacaaaggaaaactatcaaacggtagaTAAAACGAATCAAAACTCAAGTATACAAATATTTACACAAAATTGGAATTTTATTCTAAAAACAGAAAGAATAAAATCGATAaatgccacaaatatatactcaaaataacgatattttggcACCTATCAAATggctatggatcaagattgcaatTTTATAAAGACTAGCATTGATCTTAATTTATTGAGGTATAAGCATGCAATCTATATTGATAACTTAGTGCTCAAATTACTCCAAATATTCACTTGCATGCATGGTCCAAAGTAGTTGCATTACAAACTGTTTTTgcacattaaaaaaaatattttacaattttCAGTTCATGAATTCGATTACCCCTATTTcaaaaatcgatttccttcactaaaatttgaatttccaaaAAACAGTTTTCAGTTCAGGTAATCAATTACCCCTATTTCAGAAACCGATTTTCTTCACTAAATTTTGAATTTTCAAGAAACAGTTTTCAGTTTAGGAAATCAATTACCCCTATTTaaaaaatcgatttccttcacgAATTTTTGGAAAATGAGTTTCAATGCTTCGCAATAAATCAATTACCCCATTTTtggaaatcaatttcctgagTTGACTGAGTCTTTTTTGTGTGTTTTCAAGTATGAACGTTTTCTCATTTACACCTTTTGAAACTTGTATTGTTTCATTAACTCGTACACTTTCAAAAGGGTGTTAAGGTACtatatatttcatatattttcatatttgaaaAACATCTCTTCCATTACAATTTAACATCAAATTAATAATtcaaaatttcaatcaaagtgtTTTGTTCTTGATATTTCACAAAGAAATTTTCTGCATGTATGTTCATTACaaaccagaaaattcatatcattctcataaacacttgagcacaaTATTGTCATTACaaattgcttgtttggaagaTAAGATCgatcctagtgattgatatataTTCATCAACTTTATTTACTAAAATAATTTCTAGATTTGGTTGTAATTCCTTGTTGtctaggattgttggaaacaatagagtagaaaagaaaggattgttttcttgttctacttggtTGGTTTGTATCCTTGCTATCCAGGATTAATGGAAGCAAGATGTTGGAATATtccttaaaacctttgttgacgaagagaaagaaaacatatttccAGATTGTCAAGAATTCAGAAAGCCGAAAAGTAATCTAGTTTGAGTGATTTACGATATCGGGTTCGGTTGGTTCAGTTCATTGATccattcattaa
The Vicia villosa cultivar HV-30 ecotype Madison, WI linkage group LG6, Vvil1.0, whole genome shotgun sequence genome window above contains:
- the LOC131610857 gene encoding membrane-anchored ubiquitin-fold protein 4-like, with protein sequence MAEGEERIELKFRIYDGTDIAHDSYPASTTTVGSLKQKLVAEWPQGKTVIPKSVNDVKLIHAGKVLENTKTLADSRITFGDIPGAITMHVVVQPPIAKKKTEKKKKKENMQKTNSCSCTIL